In Eucalyptus grandis isolate ANBG69807.140 chromosome 4, ASM1654582v1, whole genome shotgun sequence, the following proteins share a genomic window:
- the LOC120292452 gene encoding flavonoid 3'-monooxygenase-like, with amino-acid sequence MLTETTQFLNQNILNHLSETKPYLQRPSVVSRNFLILAQTVLFPSSQAEMSNADPGSAWPWRRNHTTAPLPPGPRGVPFFGYLPFLGTNLHRKFAELAETYGPIYKLRLGSKLYVVVNSPSLAKEIVRDQDMTFANRDPNIAAAIASYGVRDIAFSSQGLYWRNLRKLFVRQLMSNMSLDACYGLRRQEVRKALSDLYRKPGVPVDIGELALLILVNMVMGMLWGGTLQGEKGEAVASEFREVVAKLMVLLGSPNVSDFFPALAWLDLQGVERDIKGNNK; translated from the exons ATGCTCACTGAGACCACTCAGTTTTTGAACCAAAATATCCTAAATCATCTGTCGGAAACCAAACCGTATCTACAAAGACCTTCTGTAGTGTCTAGGAACTTCCTAATTCTAGCTCAAACAGTCCTCTTCCCATCATCACAAGCTGAAATGTCGAACGCAGATCCCGGAAGTGCCTGGCCGTG GAGGCGAAACCACACCACGGCTCCATTGCCTCCAGGGCCCCGAGGTGTGCCATTCTTTGGGTACCTCCCGTTTCTAGGGACCAATCTCCACCGGAAATTCGCTGAATTGGCTGAGACCTACGGCCCCATCTACAAACTCCGGCTTGGAAGCAAATTATATGTTGTGGTTAACTCCCCGTCACTGGCCAAAGAAATCGTGCGGGACCAAGACATGACTTTTGCCAATCGAGACCCAAACATTGCTGCTGCTATAGCGTCATATGGCGTAAGGGACATTGCCTTCTCAAGCCAAGGCCTTTATTGGAGGAATCTCCGCAAACTGTTTGTGCGGCAGTTGATGAGCAACATGAGTCTCGATGCCTGTTATGGTTTGAGAAGGCAGGAGGTCAGAAAAGCTCTGAGCGATCTGTATAGAAAACCTGGGGTGCCAGTAGATATCGGTGAATTGGCCCTTCTGATCTTAGTTAACATGGTGATGGGAATGCTGTGGGGAGGAACGCTTCAGGGAGAAAAGGGTGAAGCCGTGGCCTCTGAGTTTCGAGAGGTGGTGGCCAAATTGATGGTGCTCTTAGGTAGTCCGAATGTTTCGGACTTTTTCCCAGCACTTGCTTGGCTTGACCTGCAAGGAGTGGAAAGGGACATAAAAGG GAACAACAAGTGA
- the LOC104440727 gene encoding flavonoid 3'-monooxygenase CYP75B137, with protein sequence MEINLEDNQSPVDKNVALKAILMDILIGGTDTTSTMVEWVMAELLQNRNVMNKVIHELTEVVGEDEMVEEHHLPKLKYLDAVIKEALRLHPALPLLVPRTPNASCVVGGYVIPKGSNVFLNMGSIHRDPKIWDKPLEFRPERFLEGPSKYDFSGNNFAYMPFGSGWRMCAGLALAERMLPYVLASLLHSFK encoded by the exons ATGGAGATAAATCTTGAAGATAACCAGTCACCAGTGGACAAGAATGTAGCACTCAAAGCCATTCTTATG GACATTTTAATCGGCGGAACTGATACGACTTCAACAATGGTTGAATGGGTGATGGCAGAGTTGCTGCAGAACCGAAATGTGATGAACAAAGTAATCCATGAATTGACTGAAGTCGTGGGGGAGGATGAGATGGTTGAAGAGCATCACTTGCCCAAATTAAAGTACCTCGACGCGGTCATCAAGGAGGCACTTCGCTTGCACCCGGCGTTGCCCTTATTGGTGCCGCGGACCCCAAATGCTTCCTGTGTCGTTGGGGGTTACGTGATACCGAAGGGCAGCAACGTATTCTTAAACATGGGTTCTATCCACAGGGATCCCAAGATTTGGGACAAACCGTTGGAGTTTAGACCCGAGAGGTTCTTGGAAGGTCCTAGCAAGTATGATTTCTCAGGTAACAACTTCGCATACATGCCATTCGGTTCTGGTTGGAGGATGTGTGCAGGGCTTGCGCTGGCAGAGAGGATGCTACCATATGTTTTGGCCTCTCTTTTGCACTCATTCAAGTAG